Proteins encoded within one genomic window of Chitinophaga parva:
- a CDS encoding HesA/MoeB/ThiF family protein, whose translation MKRYARQITLPQLGMSGQQKLQAASVLVIGAGGLGCPALLYLAGAGVGHIGIVDFDIVALHNLHRQVLYTMQDIGRPKALAAQQHLEARNPDIHVHAYTQRLDLEGALTLFPQYDVIIDATDNFNTRYLVNDCCAWLQKPLVYGSVSQLEGQVTVFDTPYNYRDLFPEPPAPGTIADCEQGGVLGVLPGIVGTVQATEAIKLVTGIGTPLRGQLWAYNLSNQSTYMIQYAGSAWRPESEAALRTLHTPKASYTIIDGAQYHALRALEDTLVVDVRQPHELPASTADLQLPLAELEKQLPALAAKHIIIICQRGIRSERAAALLAQQYPRVYSLRGGLEALQP comes from the coding sequence ATGAAACGGTATGCAAGACAGATCACATTGCCCCAACTGGGCATGAGCGGGCAGCAAAAGCTGCAGGCAGCAAGCGTGCTGGTGATAGGGGCGGGCGGCCTGGGATGCCCTGCCCTCCTGTACCTGGCCGGCGCCGGCGTGGGCCACATTGGCATCGTGGACTTTGACATCGTCGCATTGCACAACCTGCACCGGCAGGTGCTCTACACCATGCAGGACATAGGCCGGCCCAAAGCCCTCGCAGCGCAGCAACACCTGGAAGCCCGTAACCCGGACATTCACGTGCACGCCTATACGCAACGGCTGGACCTGGAAGGGGCGCTTACGCTCTTCCCGCAATACGATGTGATCATTGACGCTACGGACAATTTTAATACCCGCTACCTGGTGAATGATTGCTGTGCGTGGCTGCAAAAGCCGCTGGTATATGGCAGCGTGTCACAGCTGGAGGGGCAGGTAACCGTTTTTGATACGCCCTACAATTACCGCGACCTTTTCCCCGAACCACCAGCACCCGGCACCATAGCGGATTGTGAGCAAGGCGGTGTGCTGGGTGTACTGCCCGGTATAGTGGGCACCGTGCAGGCTACGGAAGCCATCAAACTGGTGACCGGCATAGGCACTCCCTTGCGCGGGCAGCTTTGGGCCTACAATCTATCTAATCAATCCACCTACATGATCCAATATGCTGGCAGCGCATGGCGCCCGGAAAGTGAGGCTGCACTGCGCACCCTGCATACACCAAAAGCATCTTACACCATCATAGACGGCGCGCAGTACCATGCCTTACGGGCGCTGGAAGACACACTGGTAGTGGATGTGCGCCAGCCGCACGAACTGCCGGCCAGCACGGCAGACCTGCAATTGCCCCTGGCGGAGCTGGAAAAACAATTGCCGGCATTGGCAGCAAAACACATTATCATCATTTGCCAGCGTGGCATCCGCAGTGAAAGAGCGGCGGCCCTGCTGGCGCAACAATACCCGCGGGTGTACAGCCTGCGCGGGGGACTTGAAGCCTTACAGCCATGA
- a CDS encoding MoaD/ThiS family protein: MPLTILCFGPVATITQQPRFEWPHAQDTASLQAALETRYPALQHTTYRMAVNKCLHNGVQSLEDGAEIALLPPFSGG; this comes from the coding sequence ATGCCATTGACCATTTTATGTTTTGGGCCTGTTGCCACCATTACGCAGCAGCCACGCTTTGAGTGGCCGCACGCGCAGGATACGGCCAGCCTGCAGGCGGCGCTGGAAACACGCTACCCTGCATTACAACACACGACTTACCGCATGGCGGTGAACAAGTGCCTGCACAACGGCGTGCAGTCTCTGGAAGACGGCGCCGAGATTGCTTTACTCCCTCCATTTTCCGGCGGATGA
- a CDS encoding sulfite exporter TauE/SafE family protein, producing the protein MILSNPLLLFYALLLLVAFLYASVGHGGASGYLALMALFGIAPAVMKPTALLLNLFVSLTAFIQFYRGKYFSWKIFIPLALASIPLSFIGGMITVDGAIYKKMLGVLLLLPVIRFFFFQNVPDTELKESNPWWSLLIGGAIGLLSGMIGIGGGVILSPVLLLLRWSNQKQAAAISALFIFVNSLAGLGGQLTKGIQFTPGMISYVLVAFLGGLLGAWVGARKFSHGALKYLLGTVLAIAAYKLLFTGA; encoded by the coding sequence ATGATCCTGTCCAATCCCTTACTGTTATTTTACGCACTGCTACTGCTTGTAGCATTCCTGTATGCTTCCGTAGGTCACGGTGGCGCCAGCGGCTACCTGGCGCTCATGGCGCTTTTCGGGATAGCCCCCGCAGTGATGAAACCTACCGCCCTGCTGTTGAACCTCTTTGTATCGCTTACGGCTTTCATACAGTTTTACCGGGGCAAATATTTTTCCTGGAAGATCTTTATCCCCCTGGCCCTTGCATCCATCCCGCTATCATTCATTGGCGGCATGATCACGGTGGATGGGGCCATTTACAAAAAGATGCTGGGCGTTTTACTGCTGCTCCCCGTGATCCGCTTTTTCTTTTTCCAGAACGTGCCCGATACGGAGCTGAAGGAAAGTAACCCCTGGTGGTCGCTCCTCATTGGTGGCGCGATAGGGCTGCTTTCCGGCATGATCGGCATTGGTGGAGGGGTGATCCTTTCACCTGTGTTACTGCTGCTCAGGTGGAGTAACCAGAAACAAGCGGCGGCCATCAGCGCGCTGTTCATTTTTGTAAACTCGCTGGCGGGCCTGGGCGGGCAGCTTACCAAGGGCATACAATTTACGCCGGGCATGATCAGCTACGTGCTGGTGGCCTTCCTGGGCGGCCTGCTGGGCGCCTGGGTGGGTGCGCGCAAATTCAGTCACGGGGCACTTAAATATTTGCTGGGCACCGTGCTGGCCATTGCCGCTTACAAATTATTATTCACCGGTGCATAA
- a CDS encoding molybdopterin molybdotransferase MoeA, whose protein sequence is MITVAAAKTLLGQHATPMPAKPLPLQDAAGLVLAADVFAPQDIPAFRQSAMDGYAFAFHNWAGQPLSITATIPAGHTARTTLAAGKAARIFTGAPIPDNADTVVIQEKTEVAAAGLHIRDEVIKAGANVRPIGSEARKGALALAAGTRLTPAAIGFLATLGLDEVAVHARPRIQVIVTGNELQTPGHLLAYGQVYEANSYTLCAALAQLQLHNIPVHHAPDHAVHLQAIIAAALDTTDVLLLTGGVSVGDYDYVAQALGNCGVETLFHKVAQKPGKPLFAGRLEDKLVFGLPGNPSSVLTCFYEYVLPVIEQKMGITYSNVQAQTLVLRNAYQKAAGLTHFLKGQCDAGGVTLLTGQESYKLHSFAVANCLVQLDADQTSFAAGDPVIVHRLPF, encoded by the coding sequence ATGATCACCGTAGCCGCAGCAAAAACATTATTAGGGCAGCACGCAACGCCTATGCCCGCAAAGCCGCTCCCCCTGCAGGATGCAGCCGGGCTGGTACTGGCGGCGGATGTCTTTGCCCCGCAGGATATACCCGCCTTCCGGCAGTCTGCGATGGATGGCTATGCCTTTGCATTCCACAATTGGGCAGGGCAGCCGTTGTCCATTACCGCCACTATACCAGCAGGTCACACCGCGCGCACCACGCTGGCGGCGGGAAAGGCCGCACGCATTTTTACCGGCGCGCCCATACCGGATAATGCGGACACGGTAGTGATCCAGGAAAAAACGGAAGTAGCGGCAGCCGGCCTGCACATCCGCGATGAAGTAATAAAAGCGGGTGCGAATGTACGCCCCATTGGATCGGAAGCCCGGAAAGGCGCCCTGGCACTGGCTGCCGGCACCCGGCTCACACCGGCGGCCATTGGCTTCCTGGCCACCCTGGGGCTGGATGAAGTAGCGGTGCATGCACGCCCACGCATACAGGTGATCGTAACCGGGAATGAACTGCAAACGCCCGGCCACCTGCTGGCATACGGGCAGGTATATGAAGCCAATTCTTACACGCTGTGTGCGGCACTGGCCCAGCTGCAGCTGCACAACATACCAGTACACCATGCACCGGACCATGCCGTACACCTGCAGGCCATTATTGCAGCAGCATTGGATACCACGGATGTACTCCTGCTTACCGGTGGGGTAAGTGTGGGGGATTACGATTATGTGGCACAGGCACTTGGCAACTGCGGCGTGGAAACACTTTTTCACAAGGTGGCCCAGAAGCCTGGCAAACCCCTCTTTGCCGGCCGGCTGGAAGATAAGCTGGTATTTGGTTTGCCGGGTAATCCGTCCTCCGTACTTACCTGCTTTTATGAATATGTGCTGCCTGTCATAGAGCAAAAAATGGGTATTACTTATAGCAACGTACAGGCGCAAACGTTAGTGCTGCGCAACGCTTACCAAAAAGCCGCGGGCCTTACCCACTTCCTGAAAGGGCAGTGCGATGCCGGCGGCGTTACCTTGCTCACCGGCCAGGAATCTTACAAGCTGCACAGCTTTGCCGTGGCCAATTGCCTGGTACAACTGGATGCAGACCAGACCAGTTTTGCAGCAGGCGATCCTGTTATTGTTCACCGGTTACCTTTCTAG
- the moaA gene encoding GTP 3',8-cyclase MoaA produces MLQDRFHRRHNYLRLSLTNNCNLRCAYCMPEEDYVHTPSAALMQAPEILSLASTFVNLGVDKIRLTGGEPLVRRDAADIILQLSRLPVSLTMTTNGTRVHQFLPVLKAAGIRSINVSLDTLQRDKYQLLTRRDALPLVTGNLQRLLDAGIQVKVNVVVMKGFNDQEVFDFVEWAGRMQVQLRFIEFMPFAGNQWQSKKVFTQAQLLERLGQRYNLHPVAGAPHDTARHYCIPGHAASLALISSMSAPFCSTCNRLRLTADGKLKSCLFAAEETDLLTALRNGEEVEALIHHNLQRKFETRGGQFQQGFEAVQHLVNRSMINIGG; encoded by the coding sequence ATGCTGCAAGACCGCTTCCACCGCAGGCATAATTACCTGCGCCTTTCACTGACCAACAACTGCAACCTGCGCTGCGCCTACTGCATGCCGGAAGAAGATTATGTGCACACGCCATCCGCAGCACTTATGCAGGCGCCGGAGATCCTTTCCCTGGCCAGCACTTTTGTAAACCTGGGGGTGGACAAGATCCGCCTTACCGGCGGAGAACCGCTGGTAAGGCGGGATGCGGCCGATATTATACTACAACTGTCCCGGTTGCCGGTGTCGCTCACCATGACTACAAACGGTACCCGCGTACACCAGTTCCTGCCGGTGTTAAAAGCCGCGGGCATCCGCAGCATCAACGTAAGCCTGGACACTTTACAGCGGGATAAATACCAGTTGCTCACCCGCCGGGATGCACTGCCCCTCGTTACCGGTAACCTGCAACGCCTGCTGGATGCGGGTATACAGGTAAAGGTGAACGTGGTGGTGATGAAAGGTTTTAATGACCAGGAAGTTTTTGATTTCGTGGAATGGGCCGGCCGCATGCAGGTGCAGCTGCGCTTTATAGAGTTCATGCCTTTTGCCGGTAACCAATGGCAAAGCAAAAAAGTATTCACCCAGGCACAACTACTGGAACGCCTGGGCCAGCGGTACAACCTGCACCCGGTGGCGGGCGCGCCCCATGATACGGCCCGCCACTACTGCATTCCAGGCCATGCCGCTTCCCTAGCACTGATCAGTAGCATGAGCGCTCCCTTTTGCAGCACCTGCAACCGCCTGCGCCTTACCGCGGATGGCAAATTGAAAAGCTGCCTTTTTGCCGCGGAAGAAACAGACCTCCTTACTGCCCTGCGCAATGGTGAGGAGGTGGAAGCGCTCATCCACCACAACCTGCAGCGCAAGTTTGAAACACGCGGAGGACAGTTCCAGCAAGGGTTTGAGGCGGTACAACATTTAGTGAACAGGAGTATGATAAATATAGGAGGATGA
- the cobA gene encoding uroporphyrinogen-III C-methyltransferase: MYAKPFLTLVGAGPGDPELITLKAIRTLERANVILYDALANDALLAYAPATCHIEYVGKRMGCHALSQAEINQRIIDLARQHGHVVRLKGGDPFVFGRAQEEIRAAKAAGIEVAVVPGISSALAVPASQMIPLTCRGINESFWVTTGTTQDGSLSPDIALAARSSATVVILMAMSKLEAITDIFRAAGKAQTPVAIIQNGTLPAARMVTGTVTDILFKVQHAGISNPAIIMIGEVVNLHAENTLAGYAMQAAHIHH, from the coding sequence ATGTACGCAAAGCCCTTCCTTACATTAGTAGGCGCCGGTCCCGGCGACCCCGAGCTGATCACCCTGAAGGCCATCCGCACCCTGGAGCGGGCCAACGTAATATTATATGATGCGCTGGCCAATGACGCCCTGCTTGCCTATGCCCCGGCTACCTGCCATATAGAATATGTGGGCAAGCGCATGGGCTGTCATGCCCTCTCCCAGGCGGAGATCAACCAGCGCATTATAGACCTGGCCCGCCAGCATGGGCACGTGGTACGCCTCAAGGGTGGCGACCCATTTGTGTTTGGCCGCGCACAGGAAGAGATCCGCGCTGCGAAAGCCGCCGGCATTGAAGTAGCCGTTGTACCTGGCATTTCCAGCGCGCTGGCCGTACCCGCTTCCCAAATGATCCCCCTCACCTGCCGGGGCATCAACGAAAGCTTCTGGGTAACCACCGGTACCACACAGGATGGCTCGCTTTCGCCAGACATTGCGCTGGCAGCGCGTTCCAGCGCCACGGTGGTGATACTCATGGCCATGAGCAAGCTGGAAGCCATCACGGATATCTTCCGCGCAGCAGGTAAAGCGCAAACGCCAGTGGCCATTATTCAAAATGGCACCCTGCCCGCAGCCCGCATGGTAACGGGCACGGTCACGGATATACTTTTTAAAGTGCAACATGCAGGTATCAGCAATCCCGCCATCATTATGATAGGCGAGGTGGTAAACCTGCATGCTGAAAATACACTGGCCGGCTACGCCATGCAGGCCGCCCACATTCATCATTAG
- the nirB gene encoding nitrite reductase large subunit NirB, with product MKVVIVGNGMVGYKCCEKLLAQAGDTPLELVVFGEEQRPAYDRVHLSAFFDGKTADDLTMAPLSWYVQHNIRLHLGDPVQQIDRAHKTVHSYKGITESYDYLVLATGSAAFVPPIPGVDKQGVFIYRTIEDLELMRDYAPKARKAAVIGGGLLGLEAAKALLDLGISDTHVIEFAPRLMPRQVDDAGSRMLQHKLEALGLSIHLQKNTTEIFGGDAIAGMRFADDTSLHVNMLVISAGIKPRDELAKLAGLETGHRGGIVVNEHLQTADPFIYAIGECALFKGMIYGLVAPGYEMADVAVHHMLGMEKSFNGFDMSTKLKLIGIDVASFGDPFVAAESSRSIVFEDTMQGIYKRILISNDGKYLLGGILIGDAEAYNMLLQTARNQVVLPPNPEDLLLGARGGASQGAGVLTLPDDALICSCESVTKAAICKAVEGGAETLDAVKQCTKAATCCGGCAPMVKDLISAAMKAQGKYIRNVICEHFAYSRQEVYDLIKVKQLTSFDEVLDHYGNGDGCEICKPVVASILASLWNEMILQKGNDVAQDSNDRYLANIQKGGTYSVVPRIPGGEITPEKLIVIGQVAQQYNLYTKITGGQRIDLFGAHLSDLPAIWEALINAGFESGHAYGKALRTVKSCVGSTWCRFGLHDSVSFAIRIEERYRGLRAPHKLKSAVSGCIRECAEAQSKDFGIIATEKGWNLYVCGNGGSKPQHAQLLAADVDSETCIRYIDRFLMFYIKTADPLTRTATWLNKLDGGMDYLRNVVVNDSLGLGAALEAEMQLLVEAYKCEWKEVVENPELRKRFSHFVNAPAEKDPFVKFEDMRAQKRAAEWK from the coding sequence ATGAAAGTAGTAATCGTTGGAAACGGAATGGTGGGCTATAAATGCTGCGAAAAACTGCTGGCCCAGGCAGGTGATACCCCCCTGGAACTGGTGGTCTTTGGAGAAGAACAACGCCCCGCATACGACCGCGTGCACCTCAGCGCCTTCTTTGACGGCAAGACAGCAGACGATCTGACCATGGCCCCATTGTCGTGGTATGTGCAGCACAATATCCGCCTGCACCTGGGCGATCCCGTGCAGCAGATAGACCGTGCGCATAAGACGGTGCATTCTTATAAAGGCATCACCGAAAGCTATGACTACCTGGTGCTGGCCACCGGCTCCGCCGCTTTTGTACCCCCCATTCCCGGGGTGGATAAACAAGGTGTGTTCATCTACCGCACCATTGAAGACCTGGAACTGATGCGCGACTATGCACCCAAGGCCCGGAAGGCTGCAGTGATAGGTGGTGGCCTCCTGGGCCTGGAGGCTGCCAAAGCCTTGCTGGACCTAGGTATCAGCGATACGCACGTGATCGAGTTTGCCCCACGCCTCATGCCCCGCCAGGTAGATGACGCCGGTTCCCGCATGCTGCAGCACAAGCTGGAAGCGCTGGGACTAAGCATACACCTGCAAAAAAATACCACGGAGATCTTTGGAGGAGACGCAATAGCAGGAATGCGCTTCGCGGATGATACTTCCCTGCATGTGAACATGCTGGTGATCTCTGCAGGCATTAAGCCCCGGGATGAACTGGCAAAACTGGCGGGCCTTGAAACCGGCCACCGTGGCGGCATCGTGGTAAATGAGCACCTGCAGACCGCCGATCCCTTTATCTATGCCATTGGCGAATGCGCTTTATTCAAAGGCATGATCTACGGCCTGGTAGCACCCGGGTATGAAATGGCAGATGTAGCCGTGCATCATATGCTGGGGATGGAAAAATCCTTCAATGGTTTTGATATGAGCACCAAGCTGAAACTCATCGGCATAGATGTGGCCAGCTTCGGTGATCCCTTTGTGGCCGCTGAAAGTAGCCGCAGCATTGTGTTTGAAGACACCATGCAAGGGATCTACAAACGCATCCTTATTTCAAATGATGGAAAATATCTCCTGGGCGGCATCCTGATAGGTGATGCAGAAGCCTATAACATGCTGCTGCAAACGGCCAGGAACCAGGTGGTGTTGCCCCCCAATCCCGAAGACCTGCTGCTGGGCGCCAGGGGCGGGGCTTCACAGGGAGCCGGTGTACTGACCCTCCCGGACGATGCCCTGATCTGCAGTTGTGAAAGCGTGACCAAAGCCGCCATCTGCAAAGCAGTGGAAGGCGGTGCGGAAACGCTGGACGCCGTTAAACAATGCACTAAAGCCGCCACCTGCTGCGGGGGCTGTGCCCCCATGGTAAAAGATTTGATCTCCGCTGCCATGAAGGCGCAGGGCAAGTACATCCGCAACGTGATCTGTGAGCACTTTGCCTACAGCCGCCAGGAAGTGTACGACCTGATCAAAGTAAAACAACTGACTTCTTTTGATGAAGTGCTGGACCACTACGGCAACGGGGATGGTTGTGAGATCTGCAAACCTGTGGTAGCTTCTATCCTGGCCAGTCTCTGGAACGAGATGATCCTGCAGAAAGGCAATGATGTGGCGCAGGATAGTAACGACCGTTACCTGGCTAACATACAAAAGGGCGGCACTTATTCCGTGGTGCCCCGCATACCCGGCGGTGAGATCACGCCGGAAAAACTGATCGTAATAGGACAGGTGGCCCAGCAATATAACCTGTACACGAAGATCACCGGCGGACAGCGCATCGATCTGTTTGGCGCCCATCTCAGCGACCTGCCGGCCATCTGGGAAGCCCTGATCAACGCAGGTTTTGAAAGTGGTCACGCCTATGGAAAAGCGTTGCGTACCGTGAAAAGCTGCGTGGGCTCTACCTGGTGCCGCTTTGGCCTGCACGATTCTGTAAGCTTTGCCATCCGGATAGAAGAGCGCTACCGCGGCCTCCGCGCACCGCACAAGTTAAAGTCGGCCGTATCCGGTTGCATCCGCGAATGTGCGGAAGCCCAGTCAAAAGACTTCGGCATCATTGCCACGGAGAAAGGATGGAACCTGTATGTGTGTGGCAACGGCGGCAGCAAGCCCCAGCACGCGCAGCTCCTGGCCGCTGATGTGGATAGCGAAACCTGCATCCGTTACATAGACCGCTTTCTCATGTTCTACATAAAAACGGCTGACCCATTGACCCGCACGGCCACCTGGCTGAATAAGCTGGATGGCGGTATGGACTACCTGCGCAACGTGGTGGTGAATGACAGCCTGGGCCTGGGAGCCGCACTGGAAGCGGAAATGCAGCTGCTCGTGGAAGCTTACAAATGTGAATGGAAGGAAGTAGTGGAAAATCCCGAACTGCGCAAACGTTTCTCCCACTTTGTAAATGCACCGGCAGAAAAAGATCCGTTTGTAAAATTTGAAGACATGCGGGCCCAGAAGCGGGCCGCTGAATGGAAATAA
- the nirD gene encoding nitrite reductase small subunit NirD: protein MSITAPLMRTWFYACTVADVPANGGVCVKYGDTQIALFHFARRGEWYATQNLCPHRRQMALSRGMIGSQDGEPKVACPFHKKTFSLSDGRCLSDDQECSLQTYPVKVEQDRIYIGVDVEE from the coding sequence ATGTCTATCACCGCACCCTTGATGCGTACCTGGTTCTATGCCTGTACGGTGGCCGATGTTCCGGCCAATGGAGGCGTTTGTGTGAAATACGGAGACACACAGATCGCACTCTTTCACTTTGCCCGCCGTGGCGAATGGTATGCCACGCAGAATTTATGTCCCCACCGCCGGCAAATGGCATTGAGCCGTGGAATGATCGGCTCACAGGATGGGGAACCTAAAGTGGCCTGTCCTTTTCACAAAAAAACATTTTCCCTCTCAGACGGCCGTTGCCTCAGCGATGACCAGGAATGCTCCCTGCAAACCTACCCGGTAAAAGTGGAACAAGACCGTATTTATATCGGCGTGGATGTAGAAGAATAA
- a CDS encoding alginate export family protein yields the protein MKRTFLYAGSSCLLVSSLCYHTARAQVTLGAQLRTRTELRDGQGAPLPQGANPAVFTSQRSRLMAGFNSTRLKVGFTAQDVRVWGQDVSTINRTTTADLNGFMLYEAWAEVLLSDTARLTKTFSLKIGRQEFVYDDSRLLGNLDWLQQGRHHDAALLKYETPQWVLHVAGAFNQNKENASGTVYNETPPGNYTANTNGGAAYKGLEFAYLKRKLKDGSASFLFLADQFSTFHTDSTTGLKSYGNGTFNRMTTGVYFTKSVAAFTITASAYYQFGHNASGQTIDGELISAALFFNPTKTFSIGPGVDYTSGGSNGHTSHAFDPLYGTPHRFWGSMDYYYVASGFGNHGLQDYYLKTKWKPGARWNLALDGHQFLSASNVPGAGHSYSRNFGTEADLQATYTLTKAIAFEAGYSHYWSTDALTSATVKNVVNAKSNSNWAYLMIIIHPEVVLK from the coding sequence ATGAAAAGAACCTTTCTGTATGCAGGCAGCAGCTGCCTGCTGGTGAGCAGTTTATGCTATCACACGGCCCGGGCACAAGTTACATTGGGTGCACAACTCCGCACCCGCACAGAGTTGCGCGATGGACAGGGTGCTCCCTTGCCCCAGGGTGCAAACCCCGCAGTATTCACCTCCCAGCGCAGCCGCCTCATGGCCGGCTTTAACAGCACCCGCCTCAAAGTGGGATTTACCGCGCAGGACGTGCGGGTATGGGGGCAGGATGTTTCAACGATCAACCGCACTACCACCGCGGACCTTAACGGCTTTATGCTGTACGAGGCATGGGCGGAAGTATTGCTTTCCGACACGGCCCGTCTCACCAAAACATTCAGTTTAAAAATAGGACGGCAGGAATTTGTATACGATGATTCCCGCCTGCTCGGTAACCTGGACTGGCTGCAGCAAGGCCGCCACCATGATGCCGCGCTGCTCAAATACGAAACGCCGCAATGGGTACTGCACGTAGCCGGCGCTTTTAACCAGAACAAGGAGAATGCCAGCGGCACGGTGTACAATGAAACACCGCCAGGCAACTACACCGCCAATACCAATGGGGGCGCGGCTTACAAGGGATTGGAATTTGCCTATCTGAAGCGGAAGCTCAAAGATGGCAGCGCTTCCTTCCTCTTCCTGGCAGACCAGTTCTCCACCTTCCACACAGACAGCACCACCGGCCTGAAAAGCTATGGCAACGGCACGTTTAACCGCATGACCACCGGTGTTTATTTTACTAAAAGCGTAGCCGCATTTACAATCACCGCATCGGCATACTACCAGTTTGGGCATAACGCCAGCGGGCAAACGATAGACGGGGAATTAATATCCGCTGCGCTTTTTTTCAATCCCACGAAAACCTTCAGCATAGGACCAGGCGTGGACTACACCAGTGGGGGCAGCAATGGGCACACTTCCCATGCGTTTGACCCGCTCTATGGTACACCCCACCGGTTCTGGGGCAGCATGGATTACTATTACGTGGCCAGCGGTTTTGGCAACCATGGCCTGCAGGACTACTACCTGAAAACAAAATGGAAACCCGGTGCAAGATGGAACCTGGCCCTGGATGGCCACCAGTTCCTGAGCGCCAGCAATGTGCCCGGTGCGGGGCACAGCTACAGCCGCAATTTTGGTACAGAGGCCGATCTGCAGGCTACCTACACCCTCACAAAGGCCATTGCTTTTGAAGCCGGCTACAGCCACTACTGGAGCACTGATGCACTCACCAGCGCCACGGTAAAAAATGTGGTCAACGCAAAAAGCAACAGTAACTGGGCTTACCTCATGATCATCATTCACCCCGAGGTAGTGTTGAAATAA
- a CDS encoding MFS transporter, which translates to MQANNQPLQKLNIFSLGSLQMRTFHITWLMFFVCFFGWFGLAPLMPAIREDLHLTKGEVGNIIIASVSSTIIARLLIGRLCDTWGPRKTAVRLLLVGSLPVMLVGLAHDYTTFLLFRFCIGIIGASFVITQFHTSMMVAAHLKGRANAITGGWGNLGGGVTNMVMPLVFAAIVGMGYTKSEAWRYAMLLPGVMMWIIAFIYWRYTKDTPAGNFSETGHEGSTKKANWSILRDVRVWALALAYGMCFGMEITFDNVASLHFVDTFGLSQKDAGFWAGIFGFMNLFARALGGLFSDKVGLRFGLKGKGILLASVLLLEGLGLLLFAQAASLPMAIISMLSFALFLKMANGATYGLVPFINERNIGLVSGVVGAGGNVGGMLFGFLFKSDSITYVQAFSYIGFIVIGVAAIVFLCRFTNTPQALPNEASGPVLAMAD; encoded by the coding sequence ATGCAAGCGAACAATCAACCCTTACAAAAACTCAATATTTTCAGCCTGGGCTCATTGCAGATGCGCACCTTTCACATTACGTGGCTGATGTTCTTCGTGTGTTTCTTTGGCTGGTTTGGCCTGGCCCCGCTGATGCCCGCCATCCGCGAAGACCTGCACCTTACCAAAGGGGAGGTGGGCAATATCATCATAGCATCGGTGTCCTCCACCATCATCGCCCGCCTGCTCATAGGCCGGTTATGTGATACCTGGGGGCCGCGTAAAACCGCGGTGCGACTGCTTTTGGTGGGCTCCCTGCCTGTCATGCTGGTAGGCCTGGCCCATGATTATACCACGTTCCTGCTCTTCCGCTTCTGTATCGGTATTATCGGCGCTTCTTTCGTGATCACGCAGTTCCATACTTCCATGATGGTGGCCGCCCACCTGAAAGGCCGGGCCAACGCCATTACCGGCGGCTGGGGCAACCTGGGTGGCGGTGTTACCAATATGGTGATGCCCCTGGTGTTTGCCGCCATCGTGGGCATGGGCTACACTAAATCGGAAGCCTGGCGCTACGCCATGTTGCTGCCCGGGGTAATGATGTGGATCATAGCTTTTATTTACTGGCGCTACACAAAAGACACGCCCGCCGGCAATTTCAGCGAAACGGGCCATGAAGGCTCCACTAAAAAGGCCAACTGGTCCATCCTCCGTGATGTGCGGGTATGGGCACTGGCACTTGCATACGGGATGTGCTTTGGCATGGAGATCACCTTTGATAACGTAGCCTCCCTGCACTTCGTAGATACGTTCGGGTTATCCCAGAAAGATGCGGGCTTCTGGGCAGGTATCTTTGGCTTCATGAACCTCTTTGCCAGGGCGCTCGGCGGCCTGTTTTCCGACAAGGTGGGCCTGCGCTTTGGCCTCAAAGGCAAAGGCATCCTGCTGGCTTCCGTACTGCTGCTGGAAGGATTGGGCCTGCTTTTGTTTGCCCAGGCGGCCAGCCTGCCCATGGCCATCATTTCCATGCTCAGTTTTGCCCTCTTCCTCAAGATGGCCAACGGGGCCACTTACGGCCTGGTGCCTTTTATCAATGAACGTAACATAGGCCTGGTGAGCGGCGTGGTGGGCGCGGGCGGCAACGTGGGCGGTATGCTCTTTGGTTTCCTTTTTAAATCAGACAGCATCACTTACGTACAGGCTTTCTCCTATATCGGTTTCATCGTCATCGGCGTAGCCGCCATCGTATTCCTGTGTCGCTTCACCAACACGCCGCAAGCCTTGCCCAACGAGGCTTCCGGCCCGGTGCTGGCAATGGCAGATTAA